The following are encoded in a window of Arthrobacter sp. OAP107 genomic DNA:
- a CDS encoding D-glycerate dehydrogenase, with protein MSRVVVTGRVPEAALEKLRAEHEVDAWAGPESIGRDELLRRVAGADAIVSLLTERIDAELLDAAGPQLKVVSNVAVGYDNINVPACTERGIVATNTPGVLTEATADIAFGLILMATRRLGEGERLIRAGQAWKWGMFFLLGSSLQGKTLGVVGMGGIGQATARRAKAFGMDIVYQSRSEIDPAIAAELGARRVDLDELLTVSDVISLHCPYGPATHHLIGAEQLSAMKSSTYLVNTARGPIVDEAALAAALREGVIAGAGLDVFEHEPKVHPELLDLENVTLVPHLGSATVETRTAMAVLAADNTLAVLRGEQPPTPIG; from the coding sequence ATGAGCCGGGTAGTCGTGACGGGCAGGGTGCCCGAGGCAGCGCTCGAAAAGCTCCGTGCCGAGCATGAGGTCGATGCATGGGCCGGTCCGGAGTCGATTGGCCGCGACGAGCTCCTGCGCCGCGTCGCGGGGGCCGATGCCATCGTGAGCCTGCTCACCGAACGCATCGACGCCGAACTGCTCGACGCCGCGGGCCCCCAGCTCAAGGTCGTCTCTAACGTGGCCGTCGGCTATGACAACATCAACGTGCCTGCCTGCACGGAACGGGGTATCGTCGCCACCAACACACCCGGTGTCCTCACCGAGGCGACGGCCGACATCGCGTTCGGGCTCATCCTCATGGCAACGCGCCGGCTCGGTGAGGGCGAACGGCTCATCCGCGCCGGCCAGGCGTGGAAGTGGGGCATGTTCTTCCTGCTCGGCAGCAGCCTGCAGGGCAAGACCCTTGGTGTCGTCGGCATGGGCGGCATCGGCCAGGCGACGGCACGCCGCGCCAAGGCCTTCGGCATGGACATCGTCTACCAGTCACGCAGCGAGATCGACCCTGCCATCGCCGCGGAACTGGGCGCCCGGCGGGTCGACCTCGACGAATTGCTGACTGTCTCCGATGTCATTTCGTTGCACTGTCCGTACGGACCCGCCACGCACCATCTGATCGGCGCGGAACAGCTTTCAGCGATGAAGAGCTCCACGTACCTCGTCAACACCGCACGCGGACCCATCGTCGACGAAGCGGCGCTCGCCGCCGCGTTGCGCGAGGGCGTCATCGCCGGCGCCGGGCTGGACGTCTTCGAGCACGAGCCCAAGGTCCACCCCGAGTTGCTGGACCTCGAGAATGTGACACTCGTGCCGCACCTCGGCTCGGCCACCGTCGAGACGCGCACCGCCATGGCAGTGCTGGCCGCCGACAACACGCTTGCCGTGCTCCGCGGCGAGCAGCCGCCCACGCCGATCGGTTAG
- a CDS encoding LLM class flavin-dependent oxidoreductase, whose amino-acid sequence MPDTSRPLRKLGFLTIGLFDPADPASGHESTLRIIEFGERLGFDSAWLRHRHLQFGISSPVAMMAAASQRTSRIELGTAVTPLGWENPLRLAEDLATVDLLAGGRINPGLSVGEPMLYDTVKHQLYPDSSEVEDFGYARVDRFARLVAGEQVRDFSGRQGVVEEYSNRVEPHSPGLRDRLWYGAASRKSAVWAGANGFNLLSSSVVFPEMDQEPDFAQIQQSQIRAFREAAATSSQAHGPARVSQGLVVIPTDSASPAQREKYQRYVDERTPRTRAPQGPKGMLFAPDLIGTSDDIAGQLYAHAGFQEVDEVAFALPFSFDHEDYLQILTDIAGNLGPALGWTPAEVRQESK is encoded by the coding sequence ATGCCCGACACCTCACGCCCTCTACGCAAGCTTGGGTTTCTCACCATTGGCCTGTTCGATCCTGCGGATCCCGCCTCGGGCCATGAATCCACATTGCGCATCATCGAATTTGGCGAGCGGCTTGGCTTCGACAGCGCGTGGCTGCGCCACCGCCACCTGCAGTTCGGAATCTCCTCTCCCGTCGCGATGATGGCCGCTGCCAGCCAGCGCACTTCACGGATCGAGCTTGGAACCGCTGTGACCCCGTTGGGCTGGGAAAATCCATTGCGCCTGGCCGAGGACCTGGCCACCGTGGATCTGCTCGCCGGAGGACGCATCAACCCTGGGCTGAGCGTGGGCGAACCGATGCTTTATGACACAGTGAAGCACCAGCTGTACCCGGATTCGTCAGAGGTGGAGGACTTCGGCTACGCCCGCGTGGACCGGTTCGCCCGCCTGGTCGCAGGCGAACAGGTACGGGACTTTTCCGGCAGGCAGGGTGTGGTCGAGGAATACTCCAACCGCGTCGAGCCGCACTCCCCCGGGCTGCGTGATCGCCTTTGGTACGGGGCGGCCAGCAGGAAGTCGGCCGTCTGGGCCGGGGCAAACGGCTTTAATCTGCTCTCCAGCAGTGTGGTCTTTCCCGAGATGGATCAGGAACCGGACTTTGCCCAGATTCAGCAATCGCAGATTCGTGCCTTCCGTGAAGCCGCCGCAACCTCGTCCCAAGCACACGGACCCGCCCGCGTCTCGCAGGGCTTGGTGGTAATCCCGACCGATTCAGCGTCGCCGGCTCAGCGGGAGAAGTACCAGCGGTACGTCGACGAACGCACTCCCCGCACACGGGCGCCGCAGGGGCCAAAGGGCATGCTGTTCGCCCCGGATCTCATCGGCACCAGCGATGATATCGCCGGGCAACTGTACGCGCACGCGGGATTTCAGGAAGTCGACGAGGTGGCCTTCGCGCTGCCATTCAGCTTCGATCACGAGGACTACCTCCAGATCCTTACCGACATCGCCGGCAATCTGGGTCCCGCGCTGGGATGGACTCCGGCTGAGGTTAGGCAAGAGTCGAAGTAA
- a CDS encoding helix-turn-helix domain-containing protein, with protein sequence MTAVTVDDILSDFPLGFATLIMRPAPERSAVERFLIVDADDETSDAGAAFVLLIGVRGRSALPALRRLLKNPPPVVAVKGNREELTDAEELLGAAGTGLLLVDPAADWDRLLSIAKDRIQPRSYQSEVLTLLEEDLFAIAQTTARLTSSHVVIEDAANKVLAYSTVSNDIDELRKASILARRGPRKYELLLKDLGAYRELHRTRLPVRVPARPQDGLRERVAITLFAGDRIMGYIWLQETGDGFTADVDYVLTGSAARASAELIRYRNQQSVHMREDRIARILSGSAEAAASARSGKIPAERPAALILIGMSPTDSQADDAALKHGELASLASIHAAAYKASAVVGQFKGVTAVVIPGLQSAAAEPGLRSMAESIVRDADKHLGISPFAAVSPVAPDLLTLHSLTPITEALLDCVGTSGERSVATVADFEGEILFRDAVRSFLTSPFRHSSLSALLRDDAELAETLRVYFDVSLDVAECAKRMALHKNTVYYRISKAARVTGLDFGKPRDALVAILHIQALGATNNERQGRK encoded by the coding sequence ATGACCGCGGTTACTGTGGACGATATCCTTTCGGACTTCCCCTTGGGTTTCGCCACCCTCATCATGCGCCCCGCCCCCGAGCGTTCGGCGGTCGAAAGGTTCCTGATCGTCGATGCCGATGATGAAACGTCCGACGCCGGCGCAGCCTTTGTCCTGCTGATCGGCGTCCGTGGCCGCTCAGCTTTGCCGGCGCTGCGCCGGCTTCTGAAGAACCCGCCGCCGGTTGTTGCGGTCAAGGGAAACCGCGAAGAGCTGACTGACGCCGAGGAACTGCTGGGCGCCGCCGGCACGGGACTGCTGCTGGTGGACCCCGCTGCCGATTGGGACCGACTCCTGTCGATCGCCAAGGACCGGATCCAGCCGCGCAGTTACCAGAGTGAAGTGCTGACCCTGCTGGAAGAAGACCTGTTTGCCATCGCCCAGACCACCGCACGCCTGACCTCGAGCCATGTGGTTATAGAGGATGCTGCCAACAAGGTCCTGGCCTACTCCACGGTCTCGAACGACATCGACGAACTGCGGAAGGCGTCCATCCTGGCCCGGCGCGGCCCGCGGAAGTACGAACTGCTGCTCAAGGACCTCGGTGCCTACCGCGAACTGCACAGAACCCGGCTCCCCGTGCGTGTGCCGGCCAGGCCGCAGGACGGGCTGAGGGAGCGCGTGGCCATCACGCTGTTTGCCGGTGACCGGATCATGGGCTATATCTGGCTCCAGGAAACCGGGGATGGTTTCACCGCCGATGTTGACTACGTGCTCACCGGATCCGCTGCCCGGGCCTCCGCCGAGCTCATCCGTTACCGCAATCAGCAGTCCGTGCATATGCGCGAGGACCGCATTGCCCGGATTCTGTCCGGTTCGGCGGAGGCCGCCGCCAGTGCCCGCAGCGGGAAGATCCCCGCGGAGCGGCCCGCGGCATTGATCCTGATAGGAATGTCCCCAACCGACTCCCAGGCTGATGATGCCGCGCTGAAGCATGGCGAGCTCGCCAGCCTGGCCTCCATCCACGCCGCGGCTTACAAGGCGTCAGCGGTCGTCGGTCAGTTCAAGGGCGTCACCGCCGTCGTTATCCCGGGCCTGCAGTCAGCCGCCGCGGAACCCGGTCTGCGCAGCATGGCCGAATCCATCGTCCGCGACGCGGACAAGCACCTGGGCATCAGCCCCTTCGCCGCTGTGAGCCCGGTGGCTCCTGACCTGCTGACCCTGCATTCCCTTACCCCGATCACCGAGGCGCTGCTGGACTGTGTTGGGACATCAGGTGAAAGGTCCGTAGCCACCGTGGCGGATTTCGAGGGCGAAATCCTCTTCCGTGACGCCGTTCGGAGCTTCCTGACGTCACCGTTCCGTCACAGCAGTCTGTCCGCCCTTTTGCGGGACGACGCCGAGCTCGCCGAAACCCTGCGGGTGTACTTCGACGTCTCGCTTGACGTTGCCGAATGCGCCAAGCGCATGGCGCTGCACAAAAACACCGTCTACTACCGGATCAGCAAGGCGGCCCGTGTCACTGGGCTGGATTTCGGCAAGCCCCGTGATGCGCTGGTCGCCATCCTGCATATCCAGGCATTGGGCGCTACCAATAACGAACGTCAAGGCAGGAAATGA
- a CDS encoding gluconokinase gives MTQPGAAPVPASVQQPVLVIMGVSGSGKSTVAGILAGQLGWDLEEGDDLHPAENVAKMASGVPLTDEDRWPWLDTIASWIIEHTMAGIPGIITCSALKRIYRDRLREKNVVFVHLSGSREQIARRLTARMDHYMPATLLDSQIATLEPPGPDENTIVVDVGRTPAEEAAEVVRRLGLSPASGSTTLGHPHPGSSSAGTAGDEDADSPDRQGNPDALPDP, from the coding sequence ATGACCCAGCCGGGAGCAGCACCGGTCCCCGCGTCGGTCCAACAACCCGTCCTCGTGATCATGGGCGTGTCCGGATCCGGGAAATCCACGGTCGCGGGCATACTTGCCGGCCAGTTGGGCTGGGACCTCGAAGAGGGAGACGACCTGCACCCGGCGGAAAACGTCGCGAAAATGGCCTCAGGCGTTCCGCTGACGGACGAGGACCGGTGGCCCTGGCTCGATACCATCGCATCCTGGATCATCGAGCACACCATGGCCGGGATACCGGGCATCATCACGTGCTCTGCGCTCAAGAGGATCTACCGGGACCGCCTCCGCGAAAAAAACGTCGTTTTCGTTCACCTGTCCGGCTCCAGGGAACAGATCGCCCGCCGCCTCACGGCGCGCATGGACCACTACATGCCAGCCACGCTCCTGGATTCACAGATCGCGACGCTGGAGCCGCCCGGACCAGATGAGAACACCATTGTCGTGGACGTTGGCCGGACCCCTGCGGAGGAAGCCGCCGAGGTGGTCCGACGACTCGGCCTCTCCCCCGCATCAGGCTCCACGACCCTGGGCCATCCCCACCCGGGGAGCTCCTCAGCCGGGACCGCAGGCGATGAGGACGCTGATTCGCCCGATCGTCAGGGGAATCCAGATGCCCTTCCGGACCCGTGA
- a CDS encoding gluconate:H+ symporter encodes MEPLLFPAAVEPWNGHDTQLVVVAAIGIALIVVLIVKIKLHPFLSLVLGSAFVGLASGVEFGKVISNFEDGVGATLKEVGLLIALGAMLGKLLADSGGANRVVDTLLGKVSPRLLPWAMALVAVIIGLPMFFEIGLVLLLPVIVLVALRSGGRLMRVAIPALAGLSVLHGLVPPHPGPLVAIASLNAPLGITLALGLLVAVPTVIICGPLFSTLAARWVPVDAPKLAGGVDTEHTQADPDAKRQPTFLITLLTIVFPVVLMLLKAIVDIVDPDAKNPSGVRVFFDFIGEPLVAMTLAVLLAIVTFGYAVGFGGGKIGSKVGASVGPIAAVILIVGAGGGFKQTLIGAGVGDAVAKWATGANISVLVLGYLIAVAIRLATGSATVATVTAAGIVAPLASSLSPGHAGLLVLAVGAGSLFLSHVNDAGFWLVKELFGLTVGETFKTWSVMETLISVVGFGLVLILSLVIL; translated from the coding sequence ATGGAACCCCTTCTTTTTCCGGCTGCAGTGGAGCCGTGGAATGGCCACGACACCCAGCTAGTGGTGGTGGCCGCCATAGGCATCGCACTGATCGTGGTCCTGATCGTTAAGATCAAGCTCCACCCGTTCCTCTCGCTCGTCCTCGGTTCTGCGTTTGTTGGCCTGGCGTCAGGCGTTGAGTTCGGCAAGGTCATCAGCAACTTTGAGGACGGCGTTGGAGCCACACTCAAAGAGGTCGGTCTGCTGATCGCGCTGGGTGCCATGCTGGGGAAATTACTGGCTGATTCCGGCGGTGCCAACCGCGTAGTGGATACCCTGCTCGGCAAGGTCTCTCCGAGACTGCTCCCCTGGGCCATGGCGCTCGTCGCCGTGATCATCGGCCTGCCGATGTTCTTCGAAATCGGCCTCGTGCTGCTGCTGCCGGTCATCGTCCTGGTCGCCCTGCGCTCCGGCGGGAGGCTCATGCGGGTGGCGATTCCAGCCCTCGCCGGCCTGTCTGTCCTGCACGGGCTGGTCCCGCCGCATCCGGGTCCGCTTGTCGCCATCGCCAGCCTGAACGCGCCGCTCGGCATCACCCTGGCGCTCGGTCTGCTGGTGGCCGTTCCGACCGTCATCATTTGTGGGCCGCTGTTTTCCACTCTGGCCGCCCGCTGGGTGCCGGTGGACGCACCCAAGCTTGCGGGCGGCGTCGACACCGAGCACACCCAGGCGGATCCCGATGCAAAGCGCCAACCCACCTTCCTCATCACGCTGCTGACCATCGTCTTCCCGGTCGTGCTGATGCTCCTCAAGGCCATCGTCGACATCGTTGATCCGGACGCCAAGAACCCGAGCGGCGTCCGCGTGTTCTTCGACTTCATCGGCGAACCGCTGGTGGCCATGACATTGGCAGTACTGCTGGCCATAGTGACGTTCGGCTACGCGGTCGGTTTCGGCGGCGGAAAAATCGGCAGCAAGGTCGGCGCTTCAGTAGGCCCCATCGCGGCAGTGATCCTTATCGTCGGTGCCGGCGGAGGATTCAAGCAGACCCTCATCGGCGCGGGCGTGGGCGATGCCGTAGCCAAGTGGGCCACGGGTGCCAACATCTCCGTGCTTGTGCTGGGCTACTTGATCGCCGTCGCGATACGATTGGCCACCGGCTCCGCTACGGTGGCCACGGTGACCGCGGCCGGCATCGTGGCACCCCTCGCAAGTTCCCTGTCCCCAGGCCACGCAGGTCTGCTGGTCCTCGCCGTAGGCGCCGGTTCGCTCTTCCTTTCGCATGTGAACGATGCAGGCTTCTGGTTGGTCAAAGAACTGTTCGGCCTGACGGTTGGGGAAACGTTCAAAACCTGGTCCGTCATGGAGACGCTCATCTCCGTCGTCGGCTTCGGGCTGGTCCTGATCCTGTCCCTGGTGATCTTATGA
- a CDS encoding MFS transporter, with translation MESKTAPPATAGTTRRTIAGMILAMALIESLSGVTQGYLNPILPALGPVFEIDDPTINGIFLISNVSFAVLTPIISRLGDSYGYRLVLRWSIGVVAAGVLQMALWPSLWTVTLGVVMLTCVVGFIPLMMGILRVSSPAHTRTGVSVLIGMLMIMVGAGGLLAGIVGVTDPTLGFWVAVPFAVAAVACSFALPYAGIPTREGIAMAPLLACSLGLIGFVVALSMAPEWGWLDGRTLVAGVVGLALLAYWATRDSSASEGRRFVDLRMLTNPRIRIVSLATFFFGFASISYFGTNGIFLHADPDKTGYGFAMSPLMIAIVLALASVLSLVSSLLTAKAMRKFGERATLVFAGLLLAAGFLVMVAAHGSLAGYFAGFAMFNLSLGMYQAGTRALSVEGVPLEETSTAAGLNELALSVGIAVGAAVVKLISSASVESGHITEAGLVLIWGALATAALVAAAAGARYPKRLTTEASA, from the coding sequence ATGGAAAGCAAGACGGCCCCTCCAGCTACCGCGGGCACAACACGCAGGACGATCGCGGGCATGATCCTGGCAATGGCGCTGATTGAATCGCTCAGCGGGGTCACCCAGGGATACCTGAATCCCATCCTGCCGGCACTCGGGCCGGTCTTCGAGATTGACGACCCCACCATCAACGGCATCTTTCTCATCTCGAACGTCAGCTTTGCGGTGCTCACCCCGATCATTTCCCGGCTCGGCGACAGCTACGGATACCGCCTGGTGCTCCGCTGGTCCATCGGCGTTGTAGCGGCTGGCGTGCTTCAAATGGCCCTGTGGCCGTCCCTGTGGACAGTGACGCTGGGCGTCGTCATGCTCACCTGCGTGGTGGGCTTCATCCCGCTGATGATGGGAATCCTGCGGGTGAGCAGCCCTGCTCATACCCGCACGGGCGTGAGCGTCCTGATCGGCATGCTGATGATCATGGTGGGGGCCGGCGGGCTTCTCGCCGGAATCGTTGGCGTCACCGATCCGACGCTCGGCTTCTGGGTGGCTGTCCCGTTCGCGGTGGCCGCGGTCGCCTGCTCGTTTGCGCTGCCCTACGCCGGGATCCCGACTCGTGAGGGCATCGCCATGGCGCCGCTCCTGGCTTGCTCGCTCGGGCTGATTGGTTTTGTTGTGGCGCTCTCCATGGCACCGGAGTGGGGTTGGCTCGACGGCCGGACCCTGGTGGCAGGAGTGGTGGGCCTCGCACTTCTGGCGTACTGGGCCACACGCGACTCCAGCGCCAGCGAAGGCCGGAGATTCGTGGATCTGCGGATGCTCACCAACCCGCGTATCCGCATCGTCTCGCTGGCTACCTTCTTTTTCGGCTTCGCCTCCATCAGCTACTTCGGCACCAATGGCATCTTCCTGCATGCCGACCCGGACAAGACCGGTTATGGCTTCGCCATGAGCCCCCTGATGATCGCGATTGTCCTCGCTCTGGCCTCGGTTCTCTCGCTGGTCTCCTCGCTGCTGACGGCCAAGGCCATGAGGAAGTTCGGCGAACGCGCGACTCTGGTTTTCGCCGGCCTCCTGCTGGCGGCCGGCTTCCTGGTGATGGTCGCTGCCCACGGCTCGCTTGCGGGCTACTTCGCGGGCTTCGCCATGTTTAACCTGAGCCTGGGCATGTACCAGGCGGGAACCCGCGCGCTATCCGTTGAGGGCGTCCCCTTGGAGGAAACTTCGACCGCAGCCGGGCTCAACGAACTGGCCCTGTCCGTTGGTATCGCGGTAGGAGCAGCCGTTGTGAAGCTGATCTCTTCAGCGTCTGTGGAATCCGGGCACATCACTGAGGCCGGGCTCGTCCTAATCTGGGGGGCCCTGGCCACCGCAGCCCTGGTCGCCGCAGCTGCGGGTGCCCGCTACCCGAAGCGGCTGACTACGGAGGCGAGTGCATGA
- a CDS encoding Lrp/AsnC family transcriptional regulator: MISESDLEIVNALQINPRAEWSRVADALGLSGPTVARRWHALSDQGQAWITPAPGQRYLSAGWSAFIHISSTPRDSEALIERLCSEPAFGTVSLVTGAHDLFVDCFASSHDELMDIVTGAFPGLPGITHREVVFVTKLYRQASEWRSGTLEPARARLVSAEPLREQPAFAPDRIDAALLDELTKDGRASWAELGAACGVSPQTARRRVERFLATGYIALRCDTSTSAQQGLREVTLVLNVPAQHIDDVGRYFAALGNCRLSAQVLGAQNLLVTLWVRNYLEVQAYERELSERAPGSTVISRQAVVRTFKRLGHVLDESGCSRSVVPLSLWRNDS, from the coding sequence ATGATTTCAGAATCGGATCTTGAAATCGTAAATGCCCTCCAGATCAACCCCCGGGCCGAGTGGAGCCGCGTTGCGGATGCCCTGGGCCTGTCGGGCCCGACTGTGGCACGGCGATGGCACGCCCTCAGCGACCAGGGCCAGGCGTGGATCACGCCTGCTCCCGGTCAGCGCTACCTCAGCGCAGGCTGGTCGGCCTTCATCCACATCTCCTCAACACCCCGCGACAGTGAGGCACTCATCGAACGTCTGTGCTCGGAACCCGCATTCGGCACCGTCTCCCTGGTCACCGGCGCACACGACCTCTTTGTGGACTGCTTCGCGTCCAGCCACGATGAACTGATGGACATCGTCACGGGCGCCTTTCCGGGGCTGCCCGGCATCACGCACCGCGAGGTCGTTTTCGTCACCAAGCTGTACCGGCAAGCCTCGGAATGGCGCAGCGGGACCCTCGAACCCGCACGCGCCCGGCTCGTATCCGCGGAACCCCTCCGTGAGCAGCCGGCCTTCGCGCCGGACCGGATTGATGCGGCGCTGCTGGACGAACTCACGAAGGATGGCCGCGCCAGCTGGGCAGAGCTGGGGGCCGCCTGCGGCGTCTCACCGCAGACAGCCCGACGGCGGGTAGAACGGTTCCTCGCCACGGGTTACATAGCGCTTCGGTGCGATACGTCCACCTCTGCCCAGCAGGGCCTCCGGGAAGTCACGCTCGTCCTGAACGTCCCGGCCCAACACATTGACGACGTCGGACGCTACTTCGCCGCTTTGGGCAACTGCCGGCTCAGCGCCCAAGTCCTCGGTGCGCAGAACCTGCTGGTCACCCTGTGGGTCCGCAACTACCTGGAAGTCCAGGCCTACGAACGCGAACTGTCCGAGAGGGCTCCCGGCAGCACTGTCATCTCCCGCCAAGCTGTAGTCAGGACTTTTAAGCGCCTGGGCCACGTCCTGGATGAATCAGGATGCAGCCGCAGCGTGGTGCCACTGTCACTGTGGCGGAACGATTCCTAA
- a CDS encoding amidohydrolase has translation MMTGPNTGMRGTAVEHPSHDDIQAALAAAVERWEADVLDLSHAIHADPELGGREFRAVKRVRRVLRMAGFSFDEVQPGQPTAFSARFGTGSLVVALCVEYDALPAIGHACGHNVNAASAVGAALALAAVADDVGLTVKVLGTPAEETTGGKVDLIEEGFFDDVSLAMMAHAAATDVVGGTSLAMCMWDVLFEGHPSHAAAAPSEGVNALDALVVAQTAIALARQQLPAGSIVSLIVTEGGSAVNVIPDRARANIEMRAPGIESLGRIQDKVRRALEAGAHASGSTLQITPHGNDYAELRQDAFLTEAYRAAMTSRGRNVVFSAKPVASTDMGNVSRMVPSIHPMVGYDVRGSAHHTAEFASFGASAGADRAVLDGSFGLAAAACAAALDPEERNRLLSMKLAPDSTSGANHVTCPADNLSATRH, from the coding sequence ATGATGACTGGACCCAACACCGGTATGCGGGGAACCGCCGTCGAACACCCGTCCCACGATGACATCCAGGCCGCACTTGCTGCCGCGGTGGAACGCTGGGAGGCAGACGTCCTGGATCTAAGCCATGCTATCCACGCAGACCCTGAGCTTGGCGGGCGGGAATTCCGTGCCGTCAAACGGGTGCGGCGGGTGCTTCGGATGGCCGGGTTCAGCTTTGATGAGGTCCAGCCCGGGCAACCCACGGCATTCAGTGCGCGCTTCGGAACCGGCAGTCTTGTGGTGGCACTCTGTGTTGAATACGACGCACTGCCTGCCATCGGCCATGCATGCGGGCACAACGTCAACGCGGCCAGCGCGGTTGGGGCGGCCCTGGCTCTGGCAGCGGTCGCTGACGACGTAGGTTTAACCGTCAAAGTGCTCGGCACCCCCGCCGAAGAAACCACAGGCGGCAAAGTCGACCTCATCGAGGAAGGGTTCTTCGACGACGTGTCCTTGGCCATGATGGCCCACGCCGCCGCAACGGATGTGGTTGGTGGTACGTCGTTGGCCATGTGCATGTGGGATGTGCTGTTTGAGGGGCATCCGTCCCATGCCGCCGCTGCCCCCTCGGAGGGTGTCAACGCCTTGGACGCGCTGGTTGTTGCACAAACCGCGATCGCCTTGGCCCGGCAGCAGCTGCCCGCAGGTTCGATCGTTTCGCTGATCGTCACCGAAGGCGGCAGTGCAGTGAACGTCATCCCGGACAGGGCCCGGGCGAACATCGAAATGCGGGCCCCAGGCATCGAGAGCCTCGGCAGGATCCAGGACAAGGTGCGGCGGGCCCTTGAAGCGGGCGCCCATGCGAGCGGCAGCACGTTACAGATCACGCCGCACGGCAACGACTACGCCGAACTGCGTCAGGACGCCTTCCTCACGGAGGCCTACCGGGCAGCCATGACGTCACGGGGGAGGAACGTCGTCTTCAGTGCCAAGCCCGTCGCCTCCACAGACATGGGAAACGTTTCACGGATGGTGCCAAGCATCCATCCGATGGTCGGCTACGACGTAAGGGGCAGCGCCCACCACACCGCAGAATTCGCCTCGTTCGGCGCCTCAGCAGGGGCGGACAGGGCAGTCCTGGACGGCTCCTTCGGCTTGGCCGCAGCTGCATGCGCTGCCGCCTTGGACCCGGAGGAGAGGAACCGATTGCTATCAATGAAGTTGGCGCCGGACTCAACGTCCGGCGCCAACCACGTCACATGCCCGGCGGACAATTTGTCCGCCACCCGCCACTAA
- a CDS encoding aminotransferase class I/II-fold pyridoxal phosphate-dependent enzyme, whose translation MQQLAHRLERLGTETAFSVAQAAAAWKAKGNLVYPFHLGDINIPTAPNIVDAMNRAIADGYTGYCPGPGIPQLREALADDIGSRRGIEFSPENVVVMTGGKPVITKFLQAVMNPGQEVLYPNPGFPIYESQIEYLGGTAVPYRYVPTSTGFAIDLEQIRASITPNTVAIIYNDLQNPISAESTAAEREAIAQLAIEHDLWVLSDEAYFETRYEGVSSSITSIPGMAERTVILYTFSKKFAMTGSRLGCAVAPREIAQVLSTLNTNDESCTTHYVQWAGIEALRGPQDSVQQMLDTLQTRRDTACELVNSIPGMHVAVPQSTFYLFPDVTEVMERMGYKAVGDFASDALYKTGVSFCTREHFGRRLPGEDRQYIRLAYSGIEAADIREGLGRLREWIVTA comes from the coding sequence ATGCAGCAACTCGCGCACCGGCTTGAACGCCTAGGCACCGAAACCGCCTTCAGCGTCGCGCAAGCCGCCGCCGCCTGGAAGGCCAAGGGGAACCTGGTGTACCCCTTCCATCTCGGCGATATCAACATCCCTACCGCCCCGAACATCGTTGATGCGATGAACCGGGCGATCGCTGACGGCTACACGGGCTACTGCCCCGGGCCGGGCATCCCGCAGCTGCGTGAAGCCCTCGCGGACGATATCGGCTCACGCCGCGGCATCGAGTTCTCCCCCGAGAACGTAGTCGTGATGACCGGCGGCAAGCCCGTGATCACCAAGTTCCTGCAGGCTGTCATGAACCCCGGCCAGGAAGTGCTCTACCCCAACCCCGGCTTCCCGATCTATGAATCACAGATCGAGTACCTCGGCGGAACGGCCGTTCCGTACCGCTATGTGCCCACGAGCACGGGCTTCGCGATCGACCTTGAGCAGATCCGCGCCTCGATCACCCCGAACACGGTCGCCATCATCTACAACGACCTGCAGAACCCCATCTCCGCCGAGTCGACTGCAGCCGAGCGCGAGGCCATCGCACAGCTCGCCATCGAACACGACCTGTGGGTACTCTCCGACGAGGCCTACTTCGAGACCCGCTACGAGGGCGTCTCGAGCTCGATCACATCGATCCCCGGCATGGCAGAGCGTACGGTCATCCTCTACACGTTCAGCAAGAAGTTCGCCATGACCGGCTCACGCCTCGGCTGCGCTGTCGCGCCACGTGAGATCGCCCAGGTCCTCAGCACCCTGAACACCAACGACGAGTCCTGCACCACCCACTATGTGCAGTGGGCCGGCATCGAAGCGCTCCGCGGCCCCCAGGATTCTGTGCAGCAGATGCTTGACACCCTGCAGACGCGCCGCGACACCGCGTGCGAGCTCGTCAATTCCATCCCCGGCATGCACGTCGCCGTGCCGCAGTCGACGTTCTACCTGTTCCCCGATGTCACCGAGGTCATGGAGCGCATGGGATACAAGGCAGTCGGCGACTTCGCCTCCGACGCCCTGTACAAGACCGGCGTCTCCTTCTGCACGCGGGAGCACTTTGGCCGGCGACTGCCCGGTGAGGACCGGCAGTACATCCGGCTCGCCTACTCGGGCATCGAGGCGGCAGATATCCGCGAGGGCCTCGGACGCCTGCGCGAATGGATCGTGACGGCATGA